In one Cloacibacillus porcorum genomic region, the following are encoded:
- a CDS encoding ABC transporter ATP-binding protein: protein MAVDLHLKDITKTFIKDGVKFDAVKRVDLEVKGGELVTFLGPSGCGKTTTLRMVAGFETPSSGRILIDGEDVTDVMVNKREIGFVFQNYALFPHMTIGDNVGYGLRMRSENSADIARKVGEALEMVGLKGAERRYPNQLSGGEQQRVALARVLVMRPKVLLMDEPLSNLDAKLRLHMRTEIRNIQKQLDITCLYVTHDQKEALTMADRIMVMNRGKVEQIGSPFDIYTHPRTLFVADFIGQANAIAGTLSAREGAERGVMKIGERSLTVKLISDAAYAAGDEISLILRPEAVTLREGMEGLLAGTVASAVFSGDRMEYMITLENGAQVSVMENYFPGAARYDNGTAVSLSFNSELTVALPCAAG from the coding sequence CTTAAAGATATAACTAAAACATTCATCAAAGACGGCGTAAAGTTCGACGCGGTCAAACGCGTTGATTTAGAGGTAAAGGGCGGCGAACTCGTCACCTTCCTCGGACCCTCCGGCTGCGGCAAGACGACCACGCTGCGCATGGTGGCTGGCTTCGAGACACCCTCTTCTGGCCGTATACTCATCGACGGCGAGGACGTTACCGATGTAATGGTCAACAAACGCGAGATCGGCTTCGTCTTCCAGAACTACGCGCTCTTCCCCCATATGACGATCGGCGACAATGTGGGATACGGGCTCAGGATGCGCTCAGAGAACTCCGCTGATATCGCGCGTAAGGTCGGTGAGGCGCTGGAGATGGTCGGCCTCAAAGGCGCTGAACGGCGTTATCCAAACCAGCTCTCGGGCGGCGAACAGCAGCGCGTGGCGCTAGCGCGCGTCCTCGTCATGCGCCCCAAGGTGCTGCTGATGGACGAACCGCTCTCAAACCTCGACGCGAAGCTGCGCCTCCACATGCGGACGGAGATCCGCAATATACAGAAGCAGCTCGACATCACCTGCCTCTACGTAACGCACGACCAGAAGGAGGCGCTGACGATGGCCGACCGCATTATGGTCATGAACCGCGGCAAGGTCGAGCAGATCGGCTCACCCTTCGATATCTACACACACCCGCGCACGCTCTTCGTCGCGGACTTCATCGGCCAGGCAAACGCGATCGCCGGAACTCTCTCGGCGAGAGAGGGGGCTGAGCGCGGTGTGATGAAGATCGGCGAACGCTCATTGACCGTCAAGCTCATCTCCGACGCGGCCTACGCGGCGGGAGACGAGATCTCCCTGATTCTGCGCCCCGAGGCCGTCACCCTCAGGGAGGGAATGGAGGGACTGCTCGCCGGAACGGTGGCAAGCGCCGTCTTCAGCGGCGACCGTATGGAATACATGATAACTCTGGAAAATGGTGCGCAGGTCTCCGTGATGGAAAACTATTTTCCCGGCGCCGCAAGATACGATA